In Achromobacter xylosoxidans A8, a single window of DNA contains:
- a CDS encoding winged helix DNA-binding protein translates to MPVSVRDAIVSSSHLASSAPELSEVEFGLIIASHAFNRWMVRCMACAGLPELTSLDILVLNHVFHRGRGKKLADICFTLNVEDTHLVNYSLKKLERLGVVQSAKTGKEVIYTATDAGAAAIQRYAEVREQCLVKPFIDSPAADEASHQLANTLRALSGLYDQAARAATSL, encoded by the coding sequence ATGCCTGTATCCGTCCGGGACGCCATTGTTTCCTCCTCCCACCTGGCCTCTTCAGCTCCCGAGCTTTCCGAAGTCGAATTCGGCCTGATCATCGCCTCGCATGCGTTCAACCGCTGGATGGTGCGCTGCATGGCCTGTGCGGGACTGCCCGAGCTGACCTCGCTGGACATCCTGGTGCTGAACCACGTATTCCATCGCGGCCGGGGCAAGAAACTGGCGGACATCTGCTTCACGCTCAATGTCGAAGACACCCACCTGGTGAACTATTCGCTCAAGAAGCTGGAGCGCCTGGGCGTGGTGCAAAGCGCCAAGACTGGCAAGGAAGTGATCTACACGGCGACCGACGCTGGCGCAGCTGCGATCCAGCGCTACGCCGAAGTGCGCGAGCAGTGCCTCGTCAAACCCTTCATCGACTCCCCCGCCGCGGACGAAGCCAGCCATCAGCTGGCCAACACCCTGCGCGCCCTTTCGGGCCTGTACGACCAGGCTGCCCGCGCCGCCACCTCGCTGTGA
- a CDS encoding ShlB/FhaC/HecB family hemolysin secretion/activation protein: protein MNHYWRLRMAAGTLAAGFFAAGSGAQPLPEAALRATEIERRQEQELGAQRARAAERPDVLSPAGPAAGGLVLPVETPCFALKEVVWDGAQPAESLARAADAVIGHCVGGLGLRALQEHLIGLLIDRGLVTARVVVPEQSLAAGTLTLRYLPGRISAVKGEGAIGWWRTALPTGPGGEVNQRDLDQALENIRRLGSQADAAIDVAPGPELGDSDILIRPGTGKRWHGYIGGDNAGMDAIGKYQVNAGLTLDSPLFLYDQLSVSWNSNARWRDAESNTRAASLNYSVPFGYWTFFAGASKSTYRQTVAGFDEPIIYGGTTKQVQAGVSVVPYRGATYKGTSSLTLLRKRTTSTLNDVDIEVQRRDVTGYEFNLGHRHYLGRAALDIGGGVRGTLAGLSDRPGYVYGDPDWNGRSTIVSANAGLHLPFELAEQPWAYQLNWQIQHAKTPIVPSDYFTIGNRYAVRGFDGQMTLAAEDGWTLRNDLSLSLDKLLRVPGHQLYTGLDVGRVGGPSAASLSGRTLVGAVAGLRGRIAMPYVNASYDLSAGWPLKKPESLKTASTVFAAVLMFEF, encoded by the coding sequence ATGAATCACTACTGGCGCCTGCGCATGGCCGCGGGCACATTGGCGGCTGGCTTTTTTGCCGCCGGTTCCGGCGCTCAGCCGCTGCCCGAGGCAGCCCTGCGCGCCACCGAGATCGAACGTCGTCAAGAGCAGGAACTGGGGGCGCAGCGCGCCCGCGCGGCCGAACGGCCAGACGTGTTGTCGCCCGCCGGGCCGGCTGCCGGCGGCTTGGTCCTGCCGGTCGAAACGCCTTGCTTCGCCCTGAAGGAAGTCGTCTGGGACGGAGCGCAGCCTGCCGAATCGCTGGCGCGCGCAGCCGATGCCGTGATTGGCCATTGCGTGGGCGGCCTGGGACTGCGGGCCTTGCAGGAACATCTGATCGGCCTGTTGATCGATCGCGGACTCGTCACCGCGCGGGTGGTCGTGCCGGAACAATCGCTGGCTGCGGGCACGCTGACGCTGCGCTACCTGCCGGGCCGCATCTCCGCCGTCAAGGGCGAGGGCGCCATAGGCTGGTGGCGCACGGCCTTGCCCACCGGGCCGGGCGGCGAAGTGAACCAGCGCGACCTGGACCAGGCGCTGGAGAACATCCGCAGGTTGGGCAGCCAGGCCGACGCGGCCATTGACGTCGCTCCCGGACCGGAGCTGGGTGATTCCGACATCCTTATCCGTCCCGGCACCGGCAAGCGCTGGCATGGATACATCGGCGGCGACAACGCCGGTATGGACGCTATCGGCAAGTACCAGGTCAACGCCGGCCTGACCCTGGACTCGCCCTTGTTTCTGTACGACCAGTTGTCGGTGTCATGGAACAGCAATGCGCGCTGGCGCGACGCGGAGTCGAACACGCGCGCGGCTTCCCTGAACTACAGCGTTCCCTTCGGCTACTGGACCTTCTTTGCCGGGGCCAGCAAATCGACCTACCGGCAGACCGTGGCCGGCTTCGATGAACCCATCATCTACGGCGGCACCACCAAGCAGGTGCAGGCGGGCGTCTCGGTGGTGCCGTATCGCGGCGCCACTTACAAGGGCACCTCATCGCTGACCCTGCTGCGCAAGCGCACCACCAGCACGCTCAACGATGTGGACATCGAAGTGCAGCGGCGCGACGTCACCGGCTACGAGTTCAACCTGGGGCATCGCCACTATTTGGGCCGCGCCGCGTTGGACATCGGCGGGGGCGTGCGCGGCACGCTCGCCGGGCTGTCCGACCGGCCCGGCTATGTCTATGGCGATCCGGACTGGAACGGGCGCAGCACCATCGTTTCGGCCAACGCCGGCCTGCATCTGCCGTTCGAGCTGGCGGAGCAGCCCTGGGCCTACCAATTGAACTGGCAGATCCAGCACGCCAAGACGCCCATCGTGCCGTCCGACTACTTCACCATCGGCAACCGCTATGCGGTGCGGGGTTTCGACGGCCAGATGACGCTGGCCGCCGAGGACGGCTGGACCTTGCGCAACGACTTGTCGCTGAGCCTGGACAAGCTGCTGCGCGTGCCTGGCCACCAGTTGTACACGGGTCTGGACGTGGGCCGGGTGGGCGGTCCGTCGGCGGCGTCGCTGTCTGGCCGCACGCTGGTCGGCGCCGTGGCCGGGCTGCGCGGACGGATCGCCATGCCCTATGTCAATGCCAGCTATGACCTGTCCGCCGGCTGGCCGCTGAAAAAGCCTGAATCCCTGAAAACCGCCTCGACCGTGTTCGCGGCGGTGCTGATGTTCGAGTTCTGA